The region GCCCGAAGCGTCATTGGTGTGCAATGTACTGAAAACCAAGTGACCGGTCAGCGACGCTTGGATCGCGTTTTCTGCCGTTTCCAAGTCACGAATTTCCCCGACTAGCACAATGTCGGGGTCATGTCGAAGGATGCTACGTAGCGATGCCGCGAACGTGAATCCGATTTTCGAGTGAACTTGGATTTGGTTGATTCCATCGAGTTGGTATTCGACAGGATCTTCCGTCGTGATGATCTTCGTCGCTTCGCTGCGGATTTGTAGCAAGCTGCTGTAAAGCGTTGTGGTTTTACCACTACCGGTCGGACCGGTGACCAGAATGATGCCGTGTGGCAATTCGATCAATTGGCTGAATCGGCTGTAAACCTCTTTTGCCATCCCGAGCTTGCCGAGGTCGAACACCATGGCGGATTTATCGAGTACCCGCATGACCAAGCCTTCGCCGTGGATCATCGGGATCACGCTCAATCGAATATCAACTTCGCGTCCGTGAACACGCAGTTTGATACGACCGTCTTGTGGCAAACGTTTCTCGGCGATGTTCAGCTTCGCCATGATTTTTAGGCGGCTGATGATTGCCGATTGAAAACGGTTGATCTCTGGCGGTGTGGGTTGTTTGTGCAAGATACCGTCGACACGATAACGCACAACGAGACCGTCGGATTGGGTTTCGATGTGAATGTCACTTGCACGAACTTCGATCGCTTCGAGCAGGATTTCGTTGACGAGGCGAACAACCGAAGCCTCCTGAGCCATCTCGCTCAGTTCGCTACCGTCGGTTTCCAGTTCTTCTAATAGCTCGACATCTTCATCGTCAGCCGCCGCCGCCATCAGGTCTTCGACCGTTTCGCTACCGACGCCAAGATGGCGTTTCATCAGTCGCGCAATTTCGGCCCGTTCGGCTACAATCGGAATGATGTTTTTGCCGGTCGCGGCACTCGCTTCATCCAGCGGATACAGATCAAACGGGTCGGCCGTCGCAACGACGATCGAACCGTGTTGAAAGCGAATCGGAAACAGAGATTGCCGATAGATCAGACGCTGTGGAAAACCTTCCAGGGCGGCTAAGTCGACTTCGGTTTCACGCAAGTCGACAAACTCCAGCCCGACTTCCTCCGCCAAGACAGACAACGCCTCACGTTCGTTCAAAAATCCTTTTTCGACTGCGGCTTGAATAACATCTTCGGTGCTTGACGCGCGGCTGTCGGCAAGCTGCTCGTCACTTAACAATCCGCGACGTCGCAGGATCTCGCCGGCGTGCATAATCATGAGTCAGAACCAGACTGGAAGGTAGGAAAGAGATTGTTCAGGCAAGATTGTAATCGATACGGCATCGCCGCCTTTGGCGAGCGAGCCGTCGAATTGATGATGTGATCGACGTCTGGAGGACTAACGTCCGCCCCGTCCGCCGCCACCGGGAGTTGTGGTTCCGCCGGGACGTCCACCACCAAAGCCACCGAACCCGCTTGGGCGTCCACCGCCGAAGCCTCCAAAGCCACCTCGCGAGCCCCGATCGCCACCACCGAATCCGGGAGGAGCGCCGCCGCCGCCGCCGAACCGAGCACGGAAGGCTTCACGCATCCGTTCGGCAGCATCATTGGCATCGCCACCGCGGTCGTTATTACTGTTCCCGCGGTCGTTGGATGTGTTGCTCTGGGTGCTCGTTTGTTGCTTCGGAGTTTCCAGCATTGCGGAAAGGGCTTCGACAACTTTGTCGCCATTGACCTTGCCGCTCAGCGAGTAAACGACCATCTCTTTTTCATTGACTTTACCGGCTTGATCCAAGCTTTCGATCAATGCCAAGATCTCTTGAAAGTCCTGGTTGGTTGCCGTCACGATAACCGAGTTGCTGGCGGTATCGGCAGAAATTGTGATCTTGGTGCGTTCGCTTTTAGGTGTCTCGTTTCCACCGCGGCCGCCTCGACCGCCACCGCCACGGAAGGCTGCGATCAAATCTTGTGGTGATGGTGCACCTCCACCGCCGCCACGTCCACCTCGGTCGTTCTGTTCCGCACCGGCGATGCGATCGGCGTAGACCTCTTTGACGATTTTGGCGACGTCGGCTGCGTTAACGTACAGCACCGGGACCATTCGCGGAGTCGCGGTGAGTGAAATGTTTTCGGGGCTCTCCTGGCGATCAATCTTTTCCAAGATCATCTCGATCAATTGCATATCGACATCGTTGGCTTGAATGAACAAAGCGTTCAGTCGCAAATCTGGAACGATGCTGACGCTGCCTGTGGTGGTCAGAACAGATTTCGATGTCGATGCGGAGTCGCCTCCGCCACCGGCCAGTCCCATCAATCCACCCAGCATGCCTCCACCAAGGCTGCTCGAAAGCGTATCGGTCAAACTGCCCGAGGTGTCACTGCCACCCATGATCGTTGCGACCAATTCCGCAGCGACATCGGCCTGGATGTACTTCAACCAAAAGATGGTGGGCAGTTCGCTAGCGGCGCCGCCCATGGGGCCGATCAGCTGGCTTAGAAGTTCTTCCAACTCATCTAGGGCTTCGGTGTCGTCCGATGCGATGCGAATTCCGTCCTCGGTAATTTCGATCAGAATGTCAGCTGGAGGCTTGTTCGCTTGAGCAAGCGTTTGTTCATTTGCAGCTGACTGGTTGCCCGAAGGAGCCCCCGCCGAGTCCGTGTTGTCGATAACAGTTTCTTGAGCAGCAGGTGCTTGGGTGAGGTAATAGAAACGTCGGGGATCGAACCTCGAAGCGTCGATGTTGGCACCCGGTTGGGCACGTTGCGGGCTTTCAGGTTGGGCGTTTTGAGGCTGCGGTGCCGTTTGGTCCTCTTCACGAAAGATTCGTCGTTCACGGATCCCGTTGTTCGAGCTTGAGCCACCTGGTGCGACGACACGGATCGCGTTTTCTCGACCCGTCATTCGCCAATACAGTTGCAGCTGACGAAGCGCGTCGTCAGCTTGGCTACCCGAAAGCGGCAACAACCGAACTTTGCCGCGCAGAATTCCGTCCGCACCTGCACCGTCAAGCTCTTCGAGCAAACGTTCGATTTGCGAGATTTCATCGGTGCTGCCGCGAACCCACAGCTTTCCGGTTGCAGGATCACCATCAACGACTGGGCCGCCCGGGTTTTCTTCGGTGACGCCGAAGTACTTGTTGATCGTTAGCAGGGCTTGCGCGGGATCGATTCGTTTTAGTTGGAAGACGCGGAAATCTTCACCGCTGCCTTCCATCTTTGCGATCACTTGGTCAATTTTGTCGTGAACAGCGGGTGTCGCAAATGCGATGATCGAGTTCGTTGACGGTTCGATGGCGACACGCGTGTTCGGTTCGTCCTGCAGCAAGGTTTGCAAGACATCAAAAACCGATGCCGTATCGGCGACGCGTACAAAGTGAGTTTTGAATTCTGGCTTAGCGGTTTCGCCAGATTCTGAGTCGTCCGACGTCTCCAACGGTTGGTCTGCTTTGGT is a window of Stieleria sp. JC731 DNA encoding:
- a CDS encoding GspE/PulE family protein, translated to MIMHAGEILRRRGLLSDEQLADSRASSTEDVIQAAVEKGFLNEREALSVLAEEVGLEFVDLRETEVDLAALEGFPQRLIYRQSLFPIRFQHGSIVVATADPFDLYPLDEASAATGKNIIPIVAERAEIARLMKRHLGVGSETVEDLMAAAADDEDVELLEELETDGSELSEMAQEASVVRLVNEILLEAIEVRASDIHIETQSDGLVVRYRVDGILHKQPTPPEINRFQSAIISRLKIMAKLNIAEKRLPQDGRIKLRVHGREVDIRLSVIPMIHGEGLVMRVLDKSAMVFDLGKLGMAKEVYSRFSQLIELPHGIILVTGPTGSGKTTTLYSSLLQIRSEATKIITTEDPVEYQLDGINQIQVHSKIGFTFAASLRSILRHDPDIVLVGEIRDLETAENAIQASLTGHLVFSTLHTNDASGAFTRLSDMGVEPFLVAGTVEGVLAQRLLRRLCPHCKESYTPARDEVPRDFPWDRAEGCTWYRPVGCRECRQLGYSGRMGIYELLVTNDEIREQAQARASSWDIRKTAVATGMRTLRMDAWDKVIAGSTSVDEVLRVTKGEVI
- a CDS encoding secretin N-terminal domain-containing protein, giving the protein MRITRLSSRFCATDWAVAARVAAILGVSLLSIPAHGQEINEAPETSQPESAVVSPSDAADVTADSPVENESAGSDSVGNESNQDGFSMRGEDVTPEEAARILLEELDRPPVSNLRFNFTGASWNDVLDWLATEGDLSLQIDRYPPGTVSFIDRSRTYTLNEALDLLNRLLLDRGHALVRRGRMLFLIDLEIDNASKLISELAELVTPDALESRGKSDIVTSVFPLGSMTPDEAKSQLPELIGPWGRVIVLDSARQAKITERAEKLLAIREVIRQSAQEVHEIKLAYRGAEEILQTARPLLGLELGENSSDDIRISVGLYGDRIYATGLPSKISILENLVTKADQPLETSDDSESGETAKPEFKTHFVRVADTASVFDVLQTLLQDEPNTRVAIEPSTNSIIAFATPAVHDKIDQVIAKMEGSGEDFRVFQLKRIDPAQALLTINKYFGVTEENPGGPVVDGDPATGKLWVRGSTDEISQIERLLEELDGAGADGILRGKVRLLPLSGSQADDALRQLQLYWRMTGRENAIRVVAPGGSSSNNGIRERRIFREEDQTAPQPQNAQPESPQRAQPGANIDASRFDPRRFYYLTQAPAAQETVIDNTDSAGAPSGNQSAANEQTLAQANKPPADILIEITEDGIRIASDDTEALDELEELLSQLIGPMGGAASELPTIFWLKYIQADVAAELVATIMGGSDTSGSLTDTLSSSLGGGMLGGLMGLAGGGGDSASTSKSVLTTTGSVSIVPDLRLNALFIQANDVDMQLIEMILEKIDRQESPENISLTATPRMVPVLYVNAADVAKIVKEVYADRIAGAEQNDRGGRGGGGGAPSPQDLIAAFRGGGGRGGRGGNETPKSERTKITISADTASNSVIVTATNQDFQEILALIESLDQAGKVNEKEMVVYSLSGKVNGDKVVEALSAMLETPKQQTSTQSNTSNDRGNSNNDRGGDANDAAERMREAFRARFGGGGGAPPGFGGGDRGSRGGFGGFGGGRPSGFGGFGGGRPGGTTTPGGGGRGGR